A portion of the Candidatus Nitrosotenuis aquarius genome contains these proteins:
- a CDS encoding signal recognition particle subunit SRP19/SEC65 family protein — protein MKDYEHVVIWLDYFNKNLTIRAGRRLPKEKCIFDPSLKELQDAATDAGLVLKESNEKARFPRRAFVRSGYIVVPKTTPKGKILAKISEKMVSKRAKQSK, from the coding sequence ATGAAAGATTACGAACATGTCGTAATCTGGCTGGATTATTTTAACAAGAACCTGACAATTCGGGCTGGGCGAAGACTGCCAAAAGAAAAATGCATTTTCGATCCATCCCTCAAAGAACTTCAAGATGCTGCAACCGATGCAGGCCTAGTACTCAAAGAATCCAACGAAAAGGCAAGATTTCCAAGACGGGCGTTTGTCAGGTCTGGATACATCGTAGTACCAAAAACAACACCCAAGGGAAAAATTCTTGCCAAGATTTCCGAGAAGATGGTATCAAAACGCGCCAAACAGTCAAAATAA
- a CDS encoding H/ACA ribonucleoprotein complex subunit GAR1: MQEIGEIMHLASSGRVIIKLTRPLDEGDYVCDDSGRKIGKVTELIGPVSAPFASAISLTNNIRKYVGAKVYFLDEPVIKRNKSRRHRR; this comes from the coding sequence TTGCAGGAGATAGGGGAAATTATGCACTTAGCCAGTAGTGGCCGAGTCATCATCAAGTTGACTAGGCCTCTAGATGAAGGCGACTATGTTTGCGACGATTCCGGCAGAAAAATCGGCAAGGTCACAGAACTAATCGGTCCTGTGTCTGCGCCGTTTGCATCTGCCATATCGCTGACAAACAATATCAGAAAATACGTCGGGGCCAAAGTGTACTTCCTTGATGAGCCTGTGATTAAGCGAAATAAATCAAGGAGACACAGAAGATGA
- a CDS encoding transcription initiation factor IIB has translation MNITELETCCPECKSSLVDDIHNGERICSMCGIVVMEQLADYGPESKSSSLEERTKLTRASGQTTFSQHDLGIATEISISTKDFSGKTINYQVASQMHNLRKWQQRVRVSSPRERRLANVLSMIGGTCQSLTLSGNVLETASMIYRNLDSHMEVKGKSVACIAAAVIYMACKQCNVVRSLEEVCSGTGSNKDLKMRTKLSAKYYRMLVMELGSVTAPVITMDKYISKISNLTNTDVRVERLALEIAEKTKDMNVSDGKAPNGIAAAYLYIASILLGQNVLQRDVSSVAGVTEVTIRNRCKEILSGYKLNLTLRPSFAKN, from the coding sequence ATGAATATCACAGAACTAGAAACTTGCTGCCCAGAATGCAAATCATCTTTAGTAGATGATATTCACAATGGAGAGCGAATCTGTTCCATGTGCGGAATAGTCGTCATGGAACAGCTGGCCGATTATGGTCCAGAGTCAAAAAGCTCAAGCCTTGAAGAAAGAACAAAGCTCACGCGAGCAAGCGGACAAACAACTTTTTCGCAACACGACTTGGGGATTGCAACAGAGATTTCCATATCTACAAAAGACTTTTCTGGAAAGACAATCAATTATCAAGTCGCAAGCCAGATGCACAACCTTCGAAAATGGCAACAACGAGTTCGAGTCTCATCTCCAAGAGAGAGACGACTTGCAAACGTGCTGTCCATGATCGGCGGCACATGCCAATCCCTGACACTGTCAGGAAATGTTTTGGAGACCGCATCGATGATCTACAGGAACTTGGACTCCCACATGGAAGTCAAGGGAAAGTCTGTTGCATGTATTGCAGCTGCCGTAATTTACATGGCGTGCAAGCAGTGCAATGTAGTAAGATCACTAGAAGAAGTCTGTTCAGGAACCGGCTCCAACAAGGACCTCAAGATGAGGACCAAGTTGTCTGCCAAGTACTACCGCATGCTAGTCATGGAGCTAGGCTCAGTCACAGCACCAGTCATAACCATGGACAAGTACATCTCCAAAATCTCGAACCTGACAAATACGGATGTTCGAGTAGAGAGACTTGCCTTGGAGATAGCAGAAAAGACAAAGGACATGAACGTCTCAGATGGCAAGGCGCCAAACGGAATTGCCGCTGCCTATCTGTACATTGCCTCAATTCTTTTGGGACAAAACGTATTGCAACGCGACGTATCAAGCGTTGCAGGCGTAACCGAAGTCACGATTCGAAACAGGTGCAAAGAGATTCTTTCAGGCTACAAGCTGAACCTGACGCTAAGACCGAGTTTTGCCAAAAACTAA
- the sufC gene encoding Fe-S cluster assembly ATPase SufC: MAVLEIKDLHVQREGKQILKGVNLKTGPGEVHAIMGPNGSGKSTLAYTLLGHPKYEVTQGKIIFDGEDITEASTDERAKKGLFLGFQYPTEVSGVGYSHFLRTSYNALSKSLQSSNREVFITVREFQNYLKKNLQTVGLRDDFLGRYLNEGFSGGEKKRSEVLQMAVLKPKVSILDEPDSGLDIDAVQAVAKAINDVSTPDATIIVITHYARILNFLKKLDYVHVFAQGKVLKSGDASLAQELEQKGYDWIVKA, translated from the coding sequence ATGGCAGTCCTAGAAATCAAAGACTTGCATGTGCAGCGAGAGGGAAAGCAAATCCTCAAGGGAGTCAACCTAAAGACCGGCCCAGGCGAGGTCCATGCTATCATGGGGCCAAATGGCTCTGGCAAGTCTACTTTGGCATACACCCTACTAGGACATCCAAAATACGAAGTAACGCAGGGAAAAATTATCTTTGATGGTGAAGACATAACAGAAGCATCAACTGATGAGCGGGCAAAGAAAGGATTGTTCCTTGGATTCCAGTATCCAACAGAGGTATCTGGTGTGGGTTATTCGCATTTTCTTAGAACATCATACAATGCATTATCAAAATCTCTGCAGAGTAGCAACAGAGAGGTATTCATCACAGTTAGAGAATTTCAGAATTATCTCAAGAAAAACTTGCAGACAGTAGGCCTGCGGGACGACTTTTTGGGTAGATACCTAAATGAGGGATTCTCTGGCGGAGAAAAGAAAAGATCTGAGGTACTCCAAATGGCAGTACTAAAACCAAAGGTATCCATACTAGATGAGCCAGACTCGGGTCTTGACATTGATGCAGTTCAGGCAGTGGCCAAGGCAATCAATGACGTCTCCACGCCAGATGCAACAATAATTGTAATTACTCATTATGCGAGAATTCTTAATTTTCTCAAAAAGCTGGACTATGTTCATGTGTTTGCCCAAGGCAAGGTTCTCAAGTCAGGCGATGCAAGCCTTGCGCAAGAATTAGAACAGAAAGGCTACGACTGGATAGTAAAAGCATAG
- a CDS encoding DUF167 domain-containing protein produces MRYTVSIVFRQDFVEIVGNHITIGVTAKPVGGAANKEIIKKLAKHFGVSSANITIKSGHKSKEKIVDIV; encoded by the coding sequence TTGCGATATACTGTTTCAATAGTTTTCAGACAAGACTTTGTTGAGATTGTTGGAAATCACATCACCATAGGAGTTACTGCAAAGCCTGTTGGTGGTGCCGCCAATAAAGAAATCATCAAAAAACTTGCAAAGCATTTTGGTGTCTCTTCTGCAAATATTACAATAAAGTCAGGACACAAATCAAAGGAAAAGATTGTTGATATTGTATAA
- a CDS encoding tetratricopeptide repeat protein, whose protein sequence is MAYVGNPIDVIKKLYSNQQWDEIVLFCQKMLDSDQKDLVALQNISNALLNLGKYDEVVSFCDRVLELNEFDEYAIKNKILALERLDKHDAVIALCNKSLSKNPSNPWMLNSKGLACNELGQHTDAISYYDMALAIEPANVTALLNKANTLAFLGKYADAVSYYDLAQQQEKQTKTAMAKSNAYQKLGKEDEAFLAAQGLLVSDIEKYVAEARAKKMRIFDYYCMVEYESLEK, encoded by the coding sequence TTGGCATATGTTGGCAACCCAATCGATGTAATCAAAAAGCTATACTCAAACCAGCAATGGGATGAGATCGTGTTATTTTGCCAAAAAATGCTGGACTCCGACCAAAAGGATCTGGTTGCGCTGCAAAACATATCAAATGCATTACTGAATCTGGGAAAATACGACGAGGTAGTTTCTTTTTGTGATAGGGTGCTTGAGCTAAACGAGTTTGATGAATATGCCATCAAAAACAAGATTTTGGCATTAGAAAGACTGGATAAGCATGATGCTGTAATTGCTTTGTGCAACAAATCATTGTCAAAAAATCCGTCTAATCCATGGATGCTAAACAGCAAGGGACTGGCGTGCAACGAGCTAGGGCAACACACTGACGCAATATCATACTATGACATGGCACTTGCAATAGAACCCGCAAACGTAACTGCTCTGCTAAACAAGGCAAACACGCTTGCATTTTTGGGAAAATATGCTGATGCTGTATCGTATTATGATCTGGCGCAACAACAAGAAAAGCAAACCAAGACTGCGATGGCAAAATCTAATGCCTATCAAAAACTAGGAAAAGAAGACGAGGCGTTCTTGGCAGCGCAAGGATTGTTGGTATCTGACATTGAAAAATATGTGGCAGAGGCACGCGCAAAAAAGATGAGGATTTTTGATTATTACTGTATGGTAGAATACGAGTCCTTGGAAAAATGA
- a CDS encoding chlorite dismutase family protein — translation MSENRTFFNFSFFKIDPKWRWMADLAKEESAKEIEQVIRNSKIKCRTYSTLGLRDDAEFLFWFASESVEEIQSVMAKIYSTVFGKYIIPSHVYLSSTRPSIYAKMGRTISFVAGDEPKKYVIVYPFVKTREWYLLPLEQRKKMMDEHIDVGHKYPQVLLNTTYSFGIHDEDFMLAFETDDLPAFQDLIMELRETQVSRYIEKDTPMIVCVKKDIVPLISSLG, via the coding sequence ATGTCAGAAAACAGAACATTCTTCAACTTTTCATTCTTCAAAATAGACCCAAAATGGCGATGGATGGCAGACCTGGCAAAAGAAGAATCTGCAAAGGAAATCGAGCAGGTGATTAGAAACTCCAAGATAAAGTGCAGGACTTATTCCACGCTAGGCTTGCGAGACGACGCAGAATTCTTGTTCTGGTTTGCATCCGAATCTGTAGAAGAAATACAGAGTGTGATGGCAAAAATCTACTCCACCGTCTTTGGAAAATACATTATTCCATCCCATGTGTATCTGTCATCCACTAGGCCGTCAATTTACGCAAAGATGGGCAGAACTATATCATTTGTTGCAGGAGACGAGCCAAAAAAATACGTAATTGTGTATCCTTTTGTCAAGACAAGGGAATGGTATCTACTACCTTTAGAGCAAAGAAAGAAAATGATGGATGAGCACATTGATGTAGGCCACAAGTACCCGCAGGTATTGCTAAACACGACTTATTCCTTTGGAATCCACGATGAGGACTTTATGCTAGCGTTTGAAACAGATGATCTACCTGCATTCCAAGATCTTATAATGGAGCTGCGAGAGACCCAGGTCTCCAGATACATCGAAAAAGACACGCCCATGATCGTGTGTGTCAAAAAAGACATTGTTCCGCTGATTTCAAGTCTTGGATAA
- a CDS encoding aldo/keto reductase — translation MKYRTLGKSGIKVSEIGFGAWTIALDWWGKKIEDDEAKRMLRRAYDLGINFFETGDMYGKGKSERLIGEVFKGMRNDIVISTKYGYEFEGATQIGHSELPQRFDPLFTEHALRNSLARLQTDHIDVYGLHNPKMHHIEDDVIFNTLDRKINEGVIGTYQVALGPAIGWTKEGIAAMSRKNVSAVQTVYNILEQTPGNELIDEAARKNVGILVRVPDASGILTGKVKADTKIDEKDHRSVRRGEWVKSALDKVEQLRPIAERNGLNITELAIKFILSKNPVSSVFPTVISIEEIEQFAAMSDGRYIPSSDMEQISKMYSTWPSYELKATVA, via the coding sequence ATGAAATATCGAACTCTGGGAAAAAGCGGAATCAAGGTATCTGAGATAGGATTTGGAGCTTGGACCATAGCTTTAGACTGGTGGGGCAAAAAAATCGAGGACGACGAAGCAAAAAGAATGCTAAGACGAGCATATGACCTTGGAATCAATTTCTTTGAAACAGGCGACATGTACGGAAAAGGCAAAAGCGAAAGGCTAATCGGCGAAGTATTCAAGGGAATGCGAAATGACATTGTAATTTCTACCAAATACGGCTATGAATTCGAAGGCGCTACACAAATAGGACATTCAGAGTTGCCGCAGAGATTTGACCCGTTATTCACAGAGCATGCCCTAAGAAACAGCCTTGCAAGGCTGCAAACTGACCATATCGACGTGTACGGTTTGCACAATCCAAAGATGCACCACATTGAGGACGATGTGATTTTCAACACTCTTGACAGAAAGATAAACGAGGGAGTAATTGGCACATACCAAGTAGCACTAGGTCCGGCAATTGGCTGGACAAAAGAAGGTATTGCTGCAATGAGTCGCAAAAACGTCTCTGCAGTGCAAACAGTTTACAATATTTTGGAGCAGACGCCGGGAAACGAGCTAATCGACGAGGCTGCAAGAAAAAACGTCGGGATTTTGGTACGAGTGCCGGACGCATCTGGAATACTCACAGGCAAAGTAAAGGCAGACACCAAGATAGATGAAAAAGACCATAGATCAGTTAGGCGCGGAGAATGGGTAAAGTCAGCACTAGACAAAGTGGAACAGTTACGACCGATTGCGGAGAGAAACGGCCTCAACATTACAGAGCTTGCAATCAAGTTTATTCTATCAAAGAATCCTGTGTCATCAGTATTTCCAACTGTCATTAGCATAGAGGAAATAGAGCAGTTTGCAGCAATGTCGGATGGGCGATACATTCCTTCTTCAGACATGGAACAAATTTCCAAAATGTACTCTACTTGGCCATCATATGAGCTCAAGGCAACAGTAGCATAA
- a CDS encoding Lrp/AsnC family transcriptional regulator translates to MDALDREILNEIQWSFPLVSEPYRTLAEKFNITHEEMKKRITDLKSAGVLRQLSAIFDTRRLGYKSSLVAMAIAPDKLDYVANQINRHPGVSHNYERNHEYNLWFTLATPPGSDLKTEVDKFSKLPGILKVRLLPTIKLFKIGVKLDMVDDKKKEVAPTEEKKKITETKFTPTEDDKEFIRHLQKDLPVVDRPFLPAANALGMTEEQVFEKLAYYEEIGVMRRYAAILRHRDAGFVANGMIVWRVPEDQIEPVGAKLGAFPQISHCYQRPVYEDWPYNVFSMVHCKSIPEAEEMAKDIQKHINVDDYKILFSSREFKKTRVEYFTESEFTIEEPITA, encoded by the coding sequence ATGGATGCACTAGACAGAGAAATTCTAAATGAAATCCAGTGGTCCTTTCCGCTAGTCTCAGAGCCATACCGAACACTGGCAGAAAAATTCAACATAACGCACGAAGAAATGAAAAAAAGAATCACAGATCTAAAATCAGCAGGCGTATTGCGACAGCTATCGGCAATTTTTGACACAAGACGACTGGGCTACAAGAGCTCCCTTGTCGCAATGGCAATTGCCCCTGACAAGCTGGACTATGTTGCAAACCAGATTAACCGACACCCCGGTGTGTCGCATAATTACGAGAGGAACCACGAGTACAATTTGTGGTTTACACTTGCAACGCCGCCAGGCTCTGATCTAAAGACAGAGGTTGACAAGTTTTCCAAGTTGCCTGGAATTCTAAAGGTGCGGCTGCTTCCAACAATAAAGCTCTTCAAGATAGGGGTAAAACTGGACATGGTCGACGACAAGAAAAAAGAGGTCGCCCCAACGGAAGAAAAGAAAAAGATAACAGAGACAAAGTTCACGCCAACTGAGGACGACAAGGAATTCATCAGGCATCTCCAAAAAGACCTGCCGGTGGTGGACAGGCCGTTTCTTCCGGCAGCAAATGCGCTTGGAATGACAGAAGAGCAGGTCTTTGAAAAACTGGCATATTACGAAGAAATTGGCGTGATGAGAAGATATGCCGCAATATTGCGACACCGCGATGCGGGGTTTGTGGCAAACGGCATGATTGTCTGGCGCGTTCCAGAAGACCAAATAGAGCCAGTTGGCGCAAAGCTTGGCGCGTTTCCGCAAATCAGCCACTGCTACCAAAGGCCTGTATATGAAGACTGGCCGTACAATGTGTTTTCCATGGTCCACTGCAAATCCATTCCAGAGGCAGAGGAAATGGCAAAGGACATCCAAAAGCACATCAATGTGGATGACTACAAAATTTTATTCAGCTCACGCGAATTCAAAAAGACGCGTGTCGAATATTTCACGGAAAGCGAGTTTACAATAGAAGAGCCAATCACTGCCTAG
- a CDS encoding precorrin-2 dehydrogenase/sirohydrochlorin ferrochelatase family protein: MIVDLNLKGKLVIVVGAGGEGLKKVNSLLTQDCQILVISDSANTQITSLARQGKIQFKKTKLEDANFLKEYDPILVMASTDNKELNRKIVQEAKKKRCYAYASDDPEFSDFAHPSVINIQDTIQVAISTGGRSPAMARKLKLRAEKIFNEIIDKEDIYQIKLQKIARDAAKAKIPTVLERKKFLYWALNDKHIKQLLKDDNFSTAQKEVMRRLGEWK; the protein is encoded by the coding sequence GTGATTGTCGACCTGAACCTCAAGGGCAAGCTAGTCATTGTGGTCGGCGCGGGAGGCGAGGGCCTAAAAAAAGTAAATTCGCTTTTGACGCAAGACTGCCAAATTTTAGTAATATCGGATTCTGCAAACACGCAAATCACAAGTCTTGCAAGGCAGGGCAAAATTCAGTTCAAAAAGACAAAGCTCGAAGACGCAAATTTCCTCAAAGAATACGACCCGATTTTGGTAATGGCATCAACCGACAACAAGGAGCTAAACAGAAAGATTGTGCAAGAGGCAAAAAAGAAAAGGTGTTATGCATACGCATCTGACGATCCCGAGTTTTCAGACTTTGCGCATCCATCCGTCATAAACATTCAAGACACAATCCAGGTTGCGATTTCTACCGGCGGGCGCTCGCCTGCAATGGCAAGAAAACTCAAGCTAAGGGCGGAAAAAATATTCAATGAAATAATAGACAAGGAAGACATTTACCAAATAAAACTGCAAAAAATAGCGCGCGATGCCGCAAAGGCAAAGATCCCAACGGTTCTTGAGCGAAAAAAATTCCTGTACTGGGCTCTCAACGACAAACATATCAAACAGTTATTAAAAGACGACAATTTTTCAACTGCACAGAAAGAAGTAATGAGGAGACTTGGCGAGTGGAAATGA
- the hemA gene encoding glutamyl-tRNA reductase — MSNIINARVTFRNSPIHILEKFTFKDLDSAYESFKKHSGLKELVILQTCNRVEIFGSTDKPDIRKIKKTWASLSGLEEVAFKENFEVSDDTAVCEHLLRLTSGLDSMVVGEEQILGQIRDAIIDAKERKMSGEYLNTLFDKAVKIGTRVRNSTGINKGTISVGSMAVKLAEENIDELKSKKILLIGTGEAATLVAKSLEKRGYPFFVTSRTMERSQAFAETVGGKPVSFEEIMKGFSNYDVLFVATVAPYFLVTYDRISEAMKNKTGMMILDLSNPRTVDEKVATIHGIKMMNLDQIAEMVDKNMRYRTNQKDNAEKIISEEIQVLEAQMRRLEVEPVVKEIFKDIDTRRTKELEKALRMLGETDASKVKIIEDLTKAVVEGIISEPMNNLRKASEQADEDLLKAASKLFDYKKKE; from the coding sequence ATGAGCAATATCATCAATGCCCGTGTAACTTTTAGAAATTCCCCAATCCACATTCTGGAAAAATTCACGTTCAAGGACCTGGACTCGGCATACGAGTCTTTCAAAAAGCACTCGGGGCTCAAGGAACTGGTGATTTTGCAGACATGCAACAGAGTTGAAATATTTGGTTCAACTGACAAGCCAGACATTAGGAAAATAAAAAAGACTTGGGCATCCCTGTCAGGCCTAGAAGAAGTCGCGTTCAAGGAAAATTTCGAAGTATCAGACGACACTGCAGTCTGCGAGCACTTGCTTAGGCTAACATCAGGCCTTGATTCCATGGTAGTGGGAGAGGAGCAGATCCTAGGCCAGATCCGCGACGCAATAATAGATGCCAAAGAGCGCAAAATGTCTGGCGAATATCTCAATACCTTGTTTGATAAAGCAGTAAAGATAGGCACGCGCGTTCGCAACTCTACTGGAATAAACAAGGGAACAATATCTGTCGGCTCCATGGCAGTCAAACTGGCTGAAGAAAACATTGACGAGTTAAAATCAAAGAAAATCCTGCTGATTGGAACCGGCGAGGCGGCAACACTAGTTGCAAAATCATTGGAAAAGCGCGGCTATCCGTTTTTTGTCACAAGCCGAACAATGGAAAGGTCGCAGGCATTTGCAGAAACGGTTGGTGGAAAGCCAGTCAGCTTTGAAGAGATAATGAAGGGGTTTTCCAACTATGATGTTTTATTTGTGGCAACAGTAGCCCCGTATTTTTTGGTCACATACGACAGAATAAGCGAGGCAATGAAGAACAAAACAGGCATGATGATTCTGGACCTATCCAACCCAAGAACCGTAGACGAAAAGGTTGCAACCATCCACGGCATAAAGATGATGAATCTAGACCAGATAGCGGAAATGGTGGACAAGAACATGCGATACAGAACAAACCAGAAAGACAATGCAGAAAAAATAATTAGTGAAGAAATACAGGTACTAGAGGCCCAAATGAGACGACTCGAAGTAGAACCAGTGGTAAAAGAGATTTTCAAGGACATTGATACGAGGCGCACAAAAGAACTGGAAAAAGCACTGCGCATGCTTGGGGAAACGGACGCATCCAAGGTCAAAATCATAGAGGACCTCACAAAGGCAGTAGTCGAGGGAATAATCTCAGAGCCGATGAACAACCTAAGAAAGGCATCAGAGCAGGCAGACGAGGACCTGCTCAAGGCAGCGTCCAAGCTATTCGATTACAAGAAAAAAGAGTAA
- the hemB gene encoding porphobilinogen synthase yields MSASFPTKRLRRLRKSEKMRNLVQEVLFSPNDLICPVFVQEDLKEKSFVKSMPDIVRLPLSDVTKEVQEIRDLKIPAIMLFGIPAHKDDSGTGAFIDDGIVQKAITQVRENFGEDIVIMADVCLCQYTSSGHCGILKGNKIDNDASLKTLASIALSQAKAGVDIVSPSAMMDGQVKAIRQILDENGFTDVGIMSHSAKHRSSFYNPFRDAADCAPQFGDRKTYQVPFTNPREAMREIELDIAEGVDIVMVKPALSYLDLIAETKRTHNIPVAAYSVSGEYALVKGAAQLGWINEADIMSEILYSIKRAGADMIVTYFAKKMAALLNK; encoded by the coding sequence ATGTCTGCATCATTTCCTACAAAAAGACTGCGAAGACTGCGCAAAAGCGAAAAGATGCGAAATTTGGTCCAGGAAGTTTTGTTTTCGCCAAATGATTTGATTTGTCCTGTTTTTGTGCAAGAAGACCTCAAGGAGAAGAGTTTTGTCAAGTCCATGCCAGATATTGTAAGGCTGCCGTTATCCGATGTAACCAAAGAAGTCCAAGAAATAAGGGACCTAAAGATACCCGCAATAATGTTATTTGGAATTCCTGCACACAAGGATGATTCCGGAACCGGTGCATTTATCGACGACGGCATTGTACAAAAGGCAATCACCCAGGTGCGAGAAAACTTTGGCGAAGACATTGTGATAATGGCAGACGTATGTCTGTGCCAGTACACATCATCAGGCCATTGCGGGATTCTCAAGGGAAATAAAATCGACAACGACGCCAGCCTCAAGACGCTTGCAAGCATTGCATTATCTCAGGCAAAGGCAGGAGTCGATATTGTTTCTCCTTCTGCAATGATGGACGGCCAAGTAAAGGCAATCAGGCAAATTCTGGATGAAAATGGGTTTACGGATGTTGGAATAATGTCGCACTCTGCAAAGCACCGATCCTCATTTTACAATCCGTTCCGTGACGCAGCCGACTGTGCGCCACAATTTGGCGACAGAAAGACCTACCAAGTCCCATTTACCAATCCTAGAGAGGCAATGCGTGAAATCGAGCTCGACATAGCAGAAGGAGTAGATATTGTCATGGTAAAACCCGCATTGTCATATCTGGACCTGATTGCAGAGACAAAAAGAACTCACAACATTCCGGTTGCTGCCTATTCGGTCTCTGGCGAATATGCTCTGGTAAAAGGGGCTGCCCAGCTGGGCTGGATAAATGAAGCAGATATCATGTCAGAGATTTTGTATTCTATCAAAAGAGCTGGGGCAGACATGATAGTTACCTATTTTGCCAAGAAAATGGCGGCCCTGCTTAACAAATGA
- a CDS encoding HD domain-containing protein yields the protein MKSLKPLQLEVKKRIQNDPAHDYSHVMRVYKNAQKIAKTEKANTRLVLAAVLLHDIVQFPKSDPRSKTASVKSAVLAQKILKKYHFAESEIKIISDAIRDHSYSRGKIPQTIEGKILQDADRLDALGAIGIARTFSVGGSEGRSIYHDSDPFCCTRKPDDHSWTVDHFYRKLLLLEKKMNTKTGKALAKKRTRLMIEFLSALKSEI from the coding sequence GTGAAATCGCTAAAGCCATTACAATTAGAGGTCAAAAAAAGGATCCAAAACGACCCTGCACATGACTATTCTCATGTAATGCGAGTATACAAGAATGCGCAAAAAATAGCCAAAACCGAAAAAGCAAACACAAGGTTAGTCCTAGCGGCTGTCCTACTACACGATATAGTCCAGTTTCCAAAATCTGATCCTCGCTCCAAGACTGCGTCTGTAAAGAGCGCTGTTTTGGCACAAAAAATCCTAAAAAAGTATCATTTTGCAGAATCTGAAATCAAGATAATCTCTGATGCAATACGCGACCACAGCTATTCTAGAGGAAAAATCCCTCAAACCATAGAAGGCAAGATACTACAGGATGCAGACAGACTGGATGCGCTGGGAGCAATTGGAATAGCTAGGACATTTTCTGTTGGTGGCTCTGAAGGCAGGTCAATATATCATGATTCGGATCCTTTCTGTTGCACTAGAAAGCCAGATGATCATTCCTGGACAGTTGATCACTTCTATAGGAAGTTGTTATTATTGGAGAAAAAAATGAATACCAAGACAGGAAAAGCGCTTGCCAAAAAAAGAACTAGACTGATGATAGAATTTCTGTCTGCATTAAAAAGCGAAATCTAA
- a CDS encoding GNAT family N-acetyltransferase: protein MQDKNKIIILAELDGKLVGSCEITRDNYDVSRHVGTLGIGISKGYRGIGIGTKLIKQTLSEAKKLGIKLVKLYVFDSNNVGKSIYEEFGFTETGRIPKGIHHNKKYKDDIIMVKRL from the coding sequence ATTCAGGATAAAAACAAAATAATCATACTAGCTGAATTGGACGGAAAACTAGTTGGCAGCTGCGAAATAACGCGAGACAATTATGACGTATCAAGGCATGTCGGCACACTGGGAATTGGAATCAGTAAAGGGTATAGAGGAATTGGGATTGGCACCAAGCTAATCAAACAAACATTATCAGAAGCAAAAAAACTCGGAATAAAACTAGTCAAACTATACGTCTTTGATTCCAATAATGTGGGTAAAAGCATCTACGAAGAATTTGGATTTACAGAAACAGGAAGAATCCCAAAAGGAATCCACCACAACAAAAAATACAAAGACGACATCATCATGGTAAAACGCCTATAG
- a CDS encoding DNA-binding protein, whose translation MVTTEQAKNMRNKIDIEGTIERMGEPRTVNLKVGGTTEVCDAFLVDEAGEIKLALWGEDIKKVKNGSKVAIKNGYTNTFKNEVSLGKGKYGELIVKEY comes from the coding sequence GTGGTAACCACAGAACAAGCAAAAAACATGCGAAACAAAATCGACATTGAAGGAACCATAGAAAGAATGGGAGAACCACGAACAGTAAATCTCAAAGTTGGCGGAACAACCGAGGTATGCGATGCGTTTTTGGTTGATGAAGCAGGTGAAATCAAGCTAGCACTTTGGGGAGAAGACATCAAAAAAGTAAAGAACGGATCCAAAGTAGCAATCAAAAACGGCTACACAAACACCTTCAAAAACGAAGTATCGCTTGGCAAAGGCAAATACGGCGAGCTAATCGTCAAAGAATACTAG